One stretch of Chryseobacterium sp. LJ668 DNA includes these proteins:
- a CDS encoding glucoamylase family protein, whose product MKNFKSAIFFLGLIVSSCSSEDNTPTAGTPIGGGGGTEIPNNYTDTQLVEMVQKDALKYFWDYAESNSKLARERYHTDNPAQDAHVVSAGGSGFGLMTILVGVKNGYVTKAEAVSRLTTALNFLQNANRFHGAWPHWMNGNNGQVIPFSPQDDGGDLVETAFLAQGLICVREYFKNSTDSAEIALSQKADTLFKGIEWSWYTKGENTLYWHWSPNYNFQMNMQLKGFDETLITYVMAAASSTFTITKPVYQQGWARSGVIANAGSQYGFPLVVNHNGAVNTVGPMFWSHYSFLGLDPRGLTDDYVNYGNSTSNHAKIMYQYSVANPKGWQGYNSKSWGLTASYSRNADGSTGYSAHQPNNDLGIISPTAALSSMPYTPVESMNMLRFLYNENYSKYIGVAGPYDAYSVHYNWVTPRYLAIDQGTIAPMIENNKSQFLWQLFMNAPDIRQGLIKLGFHSTQYGF is encoded by the coding sequence ATGAAAAATTTTAAGTCAGCAATATTTTTTTTAGGATTAATTGTCAGTTCGTGTTCATCTGAAGATAATACACCAACTGCAGGTACACCTATTGGCGGTGGTGGCGGAACGGAAATTCCAAACAATTATACCGACACCCAACTCGTCGAGATGGTTCAGAAAGATGCCTTAAAATATTTCTGGGATTACGCTGAGAGCAATTCAAAACTTGCCAGAGAAAGATACCATACTGATAATCCGGCACAAGATGCTCATGTGGTTTCGGCAGGAGGATCTGGTTTTGGATTGATGACAATTTTGGTTGGTGTCAAAAATGGTTACGTTACAAAAGCAGAAGCTGTTTCAAGACTAACGACGGCACTTAACTTTCTTCAGAACGCTAACCGGTTTCACGGGGCATGGCCTCATTGGATGAATGGCAATAATGGGCAGGTTATTCCATTCAGTCCGCAAGACGATGGTGGAGATTTAGTGGAAACTGCATTTTTAGCTCAGGGACTAATTTGTGTACGAGAATATTTCAAAAATTCTACAGATTCAGCAGAGATTGCTCTATCACAGAAAGCTGATACTCTTTTTAAAGGAATCGAATGGAGTTGGTATACCAAAGGTGAAAATACATTGTACTGGCATTGGTCACCCAATTATAATTTTCAGATGAATATGCAGCTGAAAGGGTTTGATGAGACTTTGATTACTTATGTGATGGCTGCAGCTTCATCTACTTTTACCATTACCAAACCTGTTTATCAGCAAGGATGGGCACGAAGCGGCGTAATTGCAAATGCAGGATCACAATATGGCTTTCCGCTCGTTGTCAATCACAATGGTGCAGTGAATACAGTTGGACCTATGTTTTGGTCTCACTATTCATTTTTAGGACTTGACCCAAGAGGTCTTACAGACGATTATGTAAACTATGGAAATTCTACATCCAATCATGCAAAGATCATGTATCAGTACTCCGTTGCAAATCCGAAAGGATGGCAGGGATATAATTCAAAGAGTTGGGGTCTTACGGCAAGCTATTCTAGAAATGCGGATGGTTCTACAGGATATTCTGCACATCAGCCAAACAATGATTTAGGTATTATTTCACCTACAGCAGCACTTTCAAGCATGCCATATACTCCGGTTGAAAGTATGAATATGTTAAGATTTTTATATAACGAAAATTACAGTAAATATATAGGAGTTGCCGGACCTTATGATGCTTATTCTGTGCACTATAATTGGGTAACGCCAAGATATTTGGCTATAGATCAGGGAACGATTGCTCCGATGATTGAAAACAATAAATCTCAGTTTCTATGGCAGCTGTTTATGAATGCTCCGGATATTCGACAGGGGTTGATTAAACTAGGATTTCATTCGACACAATACGGATTCTAA
- a CDS encoding glucoamylase family protein, which translates to MKKFALTGMIALLVFSCKNTSTNRYASQNEIITSNNTDGQLLDQVQKDALKYFWDYAEPNSMLGRERYHEDNIYPDNDKNVITTGGSGFGLATILVGIERGFLPRKEAVKRLTIMMDFLAKADRHKGAWSHWINGETGKTVPFGKKDNGGDLVETAFLTSGILMVREYFKNGSAEEKELAKKCDELWKGIQWNWYTKGGEKVLYWHWSPEYQWEMNFPLQGYNECLITYILAASSPTYSIDAETYYKGWTRNGTYLSDKEKYGLPMYVKHNGAEEYGGPLFWAHYSYIGLDPTNLSDKLIKNYFDLNRNQVLINYKYCVENPDKWKGYGPNYWGLTAGYSRNENGSIGYDAHFPQNDHGVITPTAALSSFPYTPKESMEFLRFIYTQKPEFIGSAGPYDATSIHYGNWTTPRYLAIDQGTIAPMIENYRSGFLWKLFMNAPEIQKGLKKLSFKSEKYDIK; encoded by the coding sequence ATGAAAAAATTTGCATTGACAGGAATGATTGCATTATTGGTGTTTTCTTGTAAAAATACATCCACTAATCGATATGCATCTCAAAATGAAATCATTACGAGCAATAATACCGACGGGCAGTTACTGGACCAAGTTCAGAAAGATGCCTTAAAATATTTCTGGGATTATGCAGAACCAAATTCGATGTTGGGAAGAGAGCGCTATCACGAAGACAATATTTATCCGGATAATGATAAAAACGTTATTACAACTGGTGGATCAGGATTTGGGTTAGCTACAATTTTAGTTGGAATTGAAAGAGGTTTTCTTCCAAGAAAAGAGGCAGTAAAAAGACTGACGATAATGATGGATTTTCTTGCAAAAGCAGACCGTCACAAAGGAGCCTGGTCGCATTGGATCAACGGAGAAACAGGAAAAACAGTTCCGTTTGGCAAAAAAGATAACGGTGGAGATTTGGTTGAAACAGCATTCCTGACTTCCGGAATTTTAATGGTTCGCGAATATTTCAAAAACGGAAGTGCGGAAGAAAAAGAGTTGGCAAAAAAATGTGACGAACTCTGGAAAGGAATTCAATGGAACTGGTACACCAAAGGAGGCGAAAAAGTATTGTATTGGCACTGGTCACCGGAGTATCAATGGGAAATGAATTTTCCATTACAGGGCTATAATGAATGTTTAATTACCTACATTTTAGCAGCATCTTCACCCACCTATTCAATTGATGCAGAAACGTACTATAAAGGCTGGACTAGAAACGGAACCTATCTTTCAGACAAAGAAAAATACGGACTTCCAATGTATGTCAAGCACAACGGGGCGGAAGAATATGGAGGTCCTTTATTTTGGGCGCACTATTCCTATATTGGTTTAGACCCAACAAATTTATCGGATAAATTAATTAAAAACTATTTTGATCTAAATAGAAACCAGGTCTTGATAAATTACAAATATTGTGTTGAAAATCCGGACAAATGGAAAGGATACGGACCAAATTATTGGGGATTAACAGCGGGTTATTCAAGAAATGAAAACGGAAGTATAGGCTACGATGCTCATTTTCCACAAAATGATCATGGCGTGATTACGCCTACCGCAGCATTGAGCAGCTTCCCCTATACACCCAAAGAATCAATGGAGTTTCTTAGATTTATTTACACTCAAAAACCTGAATTTATCGGGTCTGCAGGTCCTTATGATGCGACATCCATTCATTATGGTAATTGGACTACACCGAGATATTTAGCGATCGATCAGGGAACTATTGCTCCGATGATTGAAAATTACAGGTCCGGATTTTTATGGAAATTATTTATGAATGCACCGGAAATTCAAAAAGGATTAAAAAAATTAAGCTTTAAATCTGAGAAATATGACATTAAATAA
- a CDS encoding carboxylesterase family protein, which translates to MKLKLKYIPLLLLPLSLSLKAQEVKAELNKEVRTQEKISYILDYPQNAKGNVPLIVFLHGSGERGNDLEKVKMHSPFTYKNLIKEPVAILAPQCPENKWWDTLTVYNLIKEIQAKYKIDASRIYLTGLSMGGWGTLKLAMEHPEMFAAVVSVCAPTDRVMYANIHQYKNLNMKIFHGGMDDVVLPENALNFYQALHPVNPTAELTIFPNDNHNSWDSTYSDPQLYDWMLSKRKDK; encoded by the coding sequence ATGAAATTAAAACTAAAATATATCCCACTTTTACTTCTCCCACTATCTTTAAGTTTAAAGGCTCAGGAAGTCAAGGCAGAATTAAACAAAGAAGTCAGAACACAGGAAAAAATATCTTACATTCTTGATTATCCGCAAAATGCAAAGGGAAATGTTCCTTTGATCGTATTTCTTCATGGCTCAGGTGAAAGAGGCAATGATCTTGAAAAAGTAAAAATGCACAGTCCGTTTACGTATAAAAATTTAATTAAGGAACCTGTTGCGATTCTTGCGCCGCAATGCCCCGAAAATAAGTGGTGGGATACGTTGACAGTTTATAATTTAATAAAGGAAATTCAGGCAAAATATAAAATAGACGCTTCCAGAATTTATCTTACAGGATTATCAATGGGAGGTTGGGGAACGCTGAAACTGGCAATGGAACATCCTGAAATGTTTGCCGCAGTTGTTTCTGTTTGCGCTCCAACCGACAGAGTGATGTACGCTAACATCCACCAATACAAAAATTTAAACATGAAAATTTTTCATGGCGGAATGGATGATGTCGTTTTACCGGAAAATGCTCTGAATTTCTATCAAGCACTTCATCCTGTAAACCCAACGGCCGAGCTGACCATCTTCCCGAATGACAACCATAATTCTTGGGACTCAACCTATTCAGATCCTCAATTATATGATTGGATGTTGTCAAAAAGAAAAGATAAATAA
- the bglX gene encoding beta-glucosidase BglX produces MSKKLIVIAALALSPIFSAQEMVTKPIQSYQTAQYQTKKKAFVDNLLSKMTLDEKIGQLNLPSSGDFTTGLAQSSDIGKKIEQGLVGGLFNIKGAEKIRAVQKVAVEKSRLKIPLIFGMDVIHGYETTFPIPLGLAASWDMNLVQQSARVAAKEAAADGINWTFSPMVDISREPRWGRVSEGSGEDPYLGSEITKNMVYGYQGKDLSLSSTILACVKHFALYGAGEAGRDYNTVDMSHVRMFNEYFPPYKAAVDAGVASVMASFNEVDGVPATGNRWLQTEILRNKWNFKGFVVTDYTGINEMVDHGMGDLQQVSTLALKAGVDMDMVGEGFLTTLKKSLSEGKITQAEIDMAAKRILEAKYDLGLFDDPYKYGDAKLAAKEVYNLENRNIARNAAAQSMVLMKNENQVLPLKKSGTVAVIGPLVNNSLNMAGTWSVAAQHDKAISLMQGLQANYGKEVKFISAKGANIDYNAKLEDIYAAHGKKTDRDSRSKEILLKEAIDVANKADVIVLAIGESAEMSGESSSRTEITIPQSQIDLLNELKKTGKPIAVVLFTGRPLALTNMKDVPDAILNVWFAGSEAGNAISDVLFGKVNPSGKLPMTFPRSLGQVPIYYNAKNTGRPLDQKLVDKCEYQRFRSNYMDECNTPLYPFGYGLSYTKFNYSDMTVSNANPKGNQTIQASFTLTNSGNYDGAEVVQLYIRDMVGSITRPVKELKGFQKVMLKKGESKKITFNITPENLKFYNGDLKYDWEAGEFDIMIGTNSDEVKHSKINWTK; encoded by the coding sequence ATGAGTAAAAAGTTAATTGTAATTGCAGCTTTAGCCCTTTCGCCTATATTTTCGGCGCAGGAAATGGTAACAAAACCCATTCAGTCTTATCAGACGGCGCAATATCAGACAAAGAAAAAAGCATTTGTTGATAATCTTTTGTCAAAAATGACTTTAGATGAAAAAATAGGACAACTGAATTTACCAAGCTCCGGAGATTTTACAACAGGTTTGGCTCAAAGCTCAGACATCGGAAAAAAAATCGAACAAGGTTTAGTGGGTGGACTATTTAATATTAAAGGTGCAGAAAAAATAAGAGCAGTACAAAAAGTAGCGGTAGAAAAAAGCCGTCTTAAGATTCCTTTGATTTTCGGGATGGATGTAATTCACGGTTATGAAACCACATTTCCGATACCGTTAGGTTTAGCAGCTTCTTGGGATATGAATTTAGTGCAGCAATCAGCAAGAGTTGCAGCCAAAGAAGCAGCAGCTGACGGAATCAACTGGACCTTTTCACCAATGGTCGACATTTCTCGCGAACCTCGATGGGGAAGGGTTTCCGAAGGTTCCGGTGAAGATCCGTACTTAGGAAGTGAGATTACTAAAAATATGGTGTACGGTTATCAGGGCAAAGATTTGTCATTAAGCAGTACAATATTAGCATGCGTAAAGCATTTTGCATTGTATGGTGCGGGTGAGGCAGGGAGAGATTATAACACGGTGGACATGAGCCATGTCAGAATGTTCAATGAATATTTTCCGCCTTACAAAGCGGCTGTTGATGCGGGTGTCGCTTCAGTAATGGCTTCTTTTAATGAGGTTGACGGAGTTCCTGCAACCGGAAACAGATGGCTTCAGACTGAGATTTTAAGAAATAAATGGAATTTCAAAGGTTTCGTTGTAACGGATTACACAGGAATCAACGAAATGGTAGACCACGGAATGGGCGATCTTCAGCAGGTTTCAACATTAGCATTAAAAGCCGGAGTTGACATGGATATGGTAGGTGAAGGTTTTTTAACCACATTAAAAAAATCTTTATCTGAAGGGAAAATCACTCAGGCTGAGATCGATATGGCTGCTAAAAGAATTCTTGAAGCAAAATACGATTTAGGCTTATTTGACGATCCTTATAAGTATGGCGATGCAAAATTAGCGGCAAAAGAGGTTTACAATTTAGAAAACCGTAATATCGCAAGAAACGCCGCAGCACAGTCAATGGTGTTGATGAAAAATGAAAATCAGGTGTTGCCTCTGAAAAAATCAGGAACAGTTGCCGTGATCGGTCCTTTGGTGAACAACTCACTGAACATGGCGGGAACTTGGAGTGTTGCTGCTCAACATGATAAAGCGATTAGTTTAATGCAGGGTCTGCAGGCAAATTACGGAAAAGAGGTAAAATTCATTTCTGCTAAAGGTGCCAACATCGATTATAATGCAAAATTAGAAGATATTTATGCAGCACACGGAAAGAAAACCGACAGAGATAGTCGTTCAAAAGAAATATTACTAAAAGAAGCTATTGATGTTGCCAACAAAGCAGACGTCATTGTTCTGGCCATCGGAGAATCTGCCGAAATGAGCGGCGAATCTTCATCAAGAACCGAAATTACCATTCCTCAGTCTCAAATTGATTTATTAAATGAATTAAAAAAGACAGGGAAACCAATCGCAGTCGTACTTTTCACAGGCCGTCCGTTAGCGTTGACAAATATGAAAGACGTTCCGGATGCAATTCTGAATGTCTGGTTTGCAGGTTCCGAAGCTGGAAATGCGATTTCTGACGTTCTTTTCGGAAAAGTAAATCCTTCAGGAAAATTGCCGATGACTTTCCCAAGAAGTCTCGGACAGGTTCCTATTTATTACAACGCGAAAAACACGGGTCGACCATTAGATCAAAAACTGGTTGATAAATGTGAGTATCAAAGGTTTCGTTCCAACTATATGGATGAATGTAATACGCCGCTGTATCCGTTTGGATATGGATTGAGCTATACAAAATTCAACTATTCTGATATGACGGTTTCCAATGCCAATCCTAAAGGGAATCAAACTATTCAGGCATCATTCACCTTGACAAATTCCGGAAATTATGACGGGGCGGAAGTAGTGCAGCTGTACATCAGAGACATGGTGGGAAGCATCACAAGACCGGTAAAAGAATTAAAAGGATTCCAAAAAGTAATGCTTAAAAAAGGTGAATCTAAAAAGATTACCTTTAATATTACCCCTGAAAACCTGAAATTCTATAACGGAGATTTGAAATACGATTGGGAAGCCGGAGAATTCGATATCATGATAGGAACCAATTCAGATGAGGTAAAACACTCCAAAATCAACTGGACAAAATAA
- a CDS encoding alpha-amylase family glycosyl hydrolase, with protein sequence MRKLILLATVGLGLLSCTTQNIKKNMDLPAEWKHTTNIYEVNLRQYTKEGSFKAFEKEMPRLKNMGVKTLWFMPITPIAQQNKKGSLGSQYAAADYTSINPEFGTIDDFKHMVNEAHRLGFKVIIDWVANHTGWDHIWTKTHPEFYLKDPDGKFHIASGMDDIIELDFKNREMRKAMIDAMKFWVKETHIDGFRCDLASWVEVDFWAEARPEVEKVKPLFWIGEFDELESPEYGKVFDASYSWKWMHKSADYYKKNESITELIDLLKKYSAIGDTSMRAWFTTNHDENSWNGTEYEKYGNITKPMAVFSATWNGIPLLYSGQELPNMKRLEFFEKDVIKWNGQYQMEDFYKTLLNLKSSNPALRGGEPAVSTYLLNTTANDKILAYIRKNGKDEVLVVLNMSKEPVNFTIHDKSLNGTFKNVFEGNERDFSAGKDFNFKVSDFAVFEK encoded by the coding sequence ATGAGAAAATTAATTTTACTCGCAACAGTCGGTTTGGGACTTTTGTCTTGCACTACTCAAAACATCAAAAAAAATATGGATTTACCTGCAGAATGGAAACATACTACAAATATTTATGAAGTCAATCTAAGGCAATATACAAAGGAGGGCAGCTTCAAAGCATTTGAAAAAGAAATGCCACGTCTTAAAAATATGGGAGTAAAAACATTATGGTTTATGCCCATTACACCCATCGCTCAGCAAAATAAAAAAGGAAGCCTGGGAAGTCAGTACGCAGCTGCAGATTATACCTCCATCAATCCAGAATTTGGAACGATAGATGATTTCAAGCATATGGTAAATGAGGCGCACCGACTTGGTTTCAAAGTAATTATCGACTGGGTGGCAAATCATACTGGGTGGGATCATATCTGGACAAAAACCCATCCAGAATTTTACCTGAAAGATCCTGATGGAAAATTCCATATTGCATCAGGTATGGATGATATCATCGAACTGGATTTTAAGAATCGGGAGATGAGAAAAGCAATGATTGATGCCATGAAATTTTGGGTCAAAGAAACCCATATTGATGGTTTCAGATGCGATCTGGCTTCCTGGGTTGAGGTAGATTTTTGGGCTGAAGCAAGACCAGAAGTCGAAAAGGTAAAACCATTATTTTGGATCGGAGAGTTTGACGAATTGGAAAGTCCTGAATACGGAAAAGTTTTCGATGCAAGCTACTCATGGAAATGGATGCACAAATCTGCCGATTACTATAAGAAAAATGAATCGATCACCGAACTCATTGATTTGCTCAAAAAATATTCTGCAATCGGAGATACATCAATGAGAGCATGGTTTACTACCAATCATGATGAAAACTCATGGAATGGTACAGAATATGAAAAGTATGGCAATATTACCAAACCAATGGCGGTATTTTCAGCAACCTGGAACGGAATTCCGCTCTTATATTCAGGTCAGGAACTTCCAAATATGAAGAGACTTGAATTTTTCGAAAAAGACGTTATAAAATGGAATGGGCAATATCAAATGGAGGATTTCTATAAAACTTTACTGAATTTAAAATCTTCAAACCCTGCTTTAAGAGGCGGTGAACCTGCGGTTTCAACATACCTTCTGAATACCACAGCCAACGATAAAATTTTAGCATACATAAGAAAAAACGGGAAAGATGAGGTTCTTGTTGTTCTCAATATGTCAAAAGAGCCTGTGAATTTTACTATTCACGATAAAAGCTTAAACGGAACTTTTAAAAACGTATTTGAAGGTAACGAGAGAGATTTCAGTGCAGGGAAAGATTTTAATTTTAAAGTTTCAGATTTTGCTGTTTTTGAAAAGTAA
- a CDS encoding proprotein convertase P-domain-containing protein: protein MYCFYCYSQVGINTGFPDTTSVLDIKSPLNDKGVLIPMMTTVQINAISNPATGLIVMNSASRLIWVNSGTPSVPRWVEMNTVLKSNPVTSSFSSGTLSLAIPNNSTAGTSHTINVTGIPKTLSVFDYPRISQVCLNITHTYDADLDITLTSPDGTTFITLSDDNGDDGNNYTNTCFKPIAGLPISSGIAPLTGSFQPEIPFSLFNGQNINGNWTLKVADDAAMDTGTLTGWSIEFQH from the coding sequence ATGTACTGTTTTTACTGTTATTCACAGGTAGGGATTAATACAGGTTTTCCCGATACCACTTCTGTTTTAGATATAAAATCTCCTTTGAACGATAAAGGTGTTCTAATTCCCATGATGACAACGGTACAGATTAATGCCATTTCTAATCCCGCTACTGGTCTTATTGTCATGAATTCCGCAAGCAGACTCATATGGGTCAATTCTGGTACACCATCGGTTCCTCGTTGGGTAGAAATGAATACGGTACTAAAGAGTAATCCTGTTACATCATCATTTTCGTCAGGTACATTATCATTGGCTATTCCCAATAATTCAACCGCAGGGACCTCTCATACCATCAATGTAACGGGTATTCCAAAAACTCTTTCTGTATTTGATTATCCCAGAATTTCTCAGGTATGCCTTAATATAACCCATACTTATGATGCAGATTTAGATATTACATTAACATCTCCAGACGGAACTACCTTTATTACATTGTCAGATGATAACGGAGACGACGGGAATAACTATACAAACACATGTTTTAAACCAATTGCAGGATTGCCAATTTCGTCCGGAATCGCTCCACTTACCGGAAGTTTTCAGCCGGAAATTCCGTTTAGCTTATTTAATGGCCAAAATATCAATGGAAACTGGACTTTAAAAGTAGCAGACGATGCAGCTATGGATACAGGAACTTTAACGGGATGGTCAATAGAATTTCAGCATTAA
- a CDS encoding thymidylate synthase, with protein MQNYLDLLQHIKENGTDKTDRTGTGTRSVFGYQLRYDLSEGFPLVTTKKVHLKSIIYELLWFLNGDTNVKYLNDRGVSIWDEWADENGDLGPVYGAQWRSWNGADGKVVDQISDVIDQIKKNPDSRRLIVSAWNVAEIPNMALAPCHALFQFYVADGKLSLQLYQRSADVFLGVPFNIASYALLLMMVAQVCDLKVGDYIHSFGDVHIYNNHFEQVEKQLARDPKPLPTMKLNPEIKDIFDFNFEDFTLENYDPHPGIKAPVAI; from the coding sequence ATGCAAAACTATTTAGACCTTTTACAGCATATTAAAGAAAACGGAACCGATAAAACTGACCGTACTGGAACCGGTACAAGAAGTGTTTTCGGGTATCAGCTGAGATATGACCTGTCAGAAGGATTTCCTTTGGTTACTACCAAAAAAGTGCATTTAAAATCTATAATTTACGAATTGCTGTGGTTCTTGAATGGAGATACCAATGTAAAATATTTAAATGACCGTGGCGTTTCAATCTGGGACGAATGGGCAGATGAAAATGGTGATTTAGGCCCTGTTTACGGGGCTCAATGGAGAAGCTGGAACGGAGCCGACGGAAAAGTAGTAGACCAGATTTCGGACGTGATCGATCAGATAAAAAAAAATCCGGATTCCAGAAGGCTTATTGTATCAGCATGGAATGTCGCAGAAATTCCTAATATGGCATTAGCACCGTGTCACGCGCTCTTTCAGTTCTATGTTGCAGACGGAAAACTATCTTTGCAGCTCTACCAGAGAAGTGCAGATGTTTTTCTGGGCGTTCCGTTTAACATAGCAAGTTATGCGCTTTTATTAATGATGGTTGCGCAGGTTTGCGATCTTAAAGTAGGAGACTATATCCACAGTTTTGGGGATGTTCACATTTACAACAATCATTTTGAGCAGGTAGAAAAACAGTTGGCGAGAGATCCGAAACCGCTTCCTACCATGAAACTGAATCCTGAGATTAAAGATATTTTTGATTTTAATTTTGAAGATTTTACATTAGAAAACTATGATCCGCATCCGGGAATTAAAGCTCCGGTGGCAATTTAA
- a CDS encoding serine hydrolase domain-containing protein, whose amino-acid sequence MIRKVFLLVAASISSFSFSQNNVREKLGNYLDSLHVHHKVMGSFAFASNNESTFVKVVGFSDAEKQEKANLNTQYRIGSISKTFTAVLIMKAIEDKKLTLNTKLSQFFPGIEKANMITIENLLQHRTGIHNLTDEEEYMQYHTQTKTEKDLIDIIKKYKSDFNPGIMFEYSNSNYIILGFILEKIYKKSYADLIKDKIARPLKLILTEVGGKIDSGKNQAKSYKFINGQYQASSETDMSIPIGAGNIISTPTELLKFILSLENGKLITSASLKQMKNFSDDYGYGLVKIPFNGSSGFGHNGGIDEFKSFLYYFPDLKVAVSSVTNQSDYDNNQIAINMLKAATGVDFQIPNLKSLPESELQQFVGNYSNPKIPVKFDIFIHDKTLMAQATGQSAFPLESVSKNSFKFDTAGIVINFDTSKKQFTIIQSDVETVFTKD is encoded by the coding sequence ATGATTAGAAAAGTTTTTTTATTAGTTGCTGCAAGTATTTCGTCATTTTCATTTTCTCAAAATAATGTAAGAGAAAAGTTGGGTAATTATCTAGATTCTTTACATGTCCACCACAAAGTAATGGGAAGCTTTGCATTTGCAAGTAATAATGAATCTACTTTCGTAAAAGTTGTAGGATTCTCTGACGCAGAAAAGCAAGAGAAGGCCAATCTTAATACGCAGTATCGTATCGGCTCAATCTCCAAAACTTTTACAGCTGTTTTGATAATGAAAGCCATTGAGGACAAGAAACTTACATTAAATACAAAATTATCACAGTTTTTTCCTGGAATCGAGAAAGCAAATATGATTACCATTGAAAACCTCCTGCAACATAGAACAGGAATTCACAATCTCACAGATGAAGAAGAATATATGCAGTACCATACTCAAACCAAGACTGAGAAAGACTTGATTGATATTATTAAGAAATATAAAAGCGATTTCAATCCCGGAATTATGTTTGAATACAGCAATTCAAATTACATTATTTTAGGCTTTATTCTAGAAAAAATTTACAAAAAATCTTATGCCGATTTGATTAAAGACAAAATTGCAAGACCATTAAAACTGATTTTAACGGAAGTTGGAGGCAAGATAGATTCCGGTAAAAATCAGGCAAAATCTTATAAATTTATAAACGGGCAATATCAGGCTTCCTCGGAAACTGATATGAGCATTCCTATTGGCGCAGGAAATATTATTTCAACTCCAACTGAACTTTTGAAATTTATTTTAAGCTTGGAAAATGGAAAATTAATTACAAGTGCAAGCCTGAAGCAAATGAAAAATTTCTCAGATGATTACGGATACGGATTGGTGAAAATTCCTTTTAATGGAAGCTCAGGCTTCGGGCATAATGGTGGAATTGATGAATTCAAATCTTTTCTGTATTATTTTCCGGATTTGAAAGTTGCAGTGAGCTCTGTAACCAACCAATCCGACTATGATAACAATCAGATTGCTATAAATATGTTGAAAGCAGCTACTGGTGTAGATTTTCAAATTCCTAATCTGAAGTCACTTCCTGAATCAGAATTACAGCAGTTTGTAGGAAATTATTCCAACCCGAAAATCCCTGTCAAATTTGATATTTTTATTCATGATAAAACGCTGATGGCTCAGGCAACGGGACAAAGTGCGTTTCCGTTAGAATCGGTTTCGAAAAATAGCTTTAAATTTGATACGGCAGGAATTGTTATTAATTTTGACACTTCTAAAAAGCAGTTTACCATCATTCAATCTGATGTAGAAACTGTTTTCACAAAAGATTAA